The nucleotide sequence CCTGCCTGCACCCTGTCCCCTTCCCGCACCCGCAACTCCGCCAGCCGCGCCCCCTCGATGGAACTCGGTGCCGATAGAGTGATAACCTCCCCCTCCGGTTGAATACGCCCCAACGCCGCCACCATCGGCCGGGGAGTTGGTGTGACAACGGCCACCTGTTGGGCGCGTTCTGGTCGCAGCCGTCCATACACCCAACGTCCCAAGACCACCAGACCGGCTATAGCCCCCATTCCCAAAACGAACCACAACCAGCGGGCTGACAGCCACTTGCGTCCCATGCACCCCGGTGTCCCTTTGCCTTATCAAATCTTAATCAATTTTGCCGGTGGCCGCAGGGAACCCTATCAGCAGTCCCCAACAAAAAACCACTAGAGCCTACTGGCGCCAGTGGTGGAAGTTCGCGGTGAGTTAAAACAGGACTAAATTTTCGCTGGTTTATGCACGATGAAACTGATCATCTGGCACTGTTTGATATTGTCAAACGCCACCACCTTGATATACGCATCCGGGTATTCGTAGCGGCAGGCCTGCACCTCGTTGAGCACATCCTGGGCCGTGGTGGCATTAAACAAAGGCAGCTTCCACAGGGTCCAGTAGTGATCCTCCGCCGAGGAAGTTTCGTTGAATTCCACCGCCGGGATATAGCCCTTGTCCAAGATGTACTGAATTTGCTTGGCGATTTGGGCATCCGTCAAAGGCGGTAGATAGGAAAGGGTTTCGTAACGCCGTTGTTTCGGTAAGGTTTTCATGGTGGTATACTCCTGAAACACATCAACAACTTAAGATTCCAGTTCTGGCCAATTGGCAGCTGCGTCGGGGGTAATTTGGGTCAGTCGTTCCAGGTGTCGCTGGCGCTGTTGGATATTGGCCTGGCGAATCCCTGTGCGCACCATCTCCGGCAAGCTGTCCAGGATGGTCTCTGCCAGGTGTTCCCGCACCGTCATCACCCGAAACGCCAGGTCCTGCCGTTCCCGCAACAGGTCTTGCAGGTAACGCTCCCCATCCTGAATCTTTTCCGTGGAGGAAAAGCGGCTCAGCCAAATGGCCAGAGGCGGGTTCGTCTGGGACAGTTGCGCCATCACGACCCGTACAGCCTGGTAGGTGAGATAGCTGCTCAGGACTTGACTGGTCTGGCGGGCAATCTGCGGGTAGTCCATAGCCATTGGGAGGGAAACCGGTTAACCCCATCCTGCCATAGATGCCGGTGCGGTCCGGTTCCCCCGTAACCTTTCCTACAGCGTGTCCACCGCCTGGAATTCGAACTTGATTTCCTTCCAGAGTTCGCAGGCGGCAGCCAACTCCGGCGACCACTTGGCCGCTTCCCGGATGATTTGGTTGCCCTCCCGGGCCAGGTCCCGACCCTCATTGCGGGCTTGCACGCAGGCCTCCAGCGCCACCCGGTTGGCCGTGGCTCCCGGCGCGTTCCCCCAGGGGTGCCCCAGCGTCCCACCACCAAACTGGAACACGGCATCGTCCCCAAAGATTTCCAGCAGCGCCGGCATGTGCCACACGTGGATCCCACCCGAGGCCACCGGCATCACCCCCGGCATGGAGGCCCAATCCTGGGTGAAGAAAATCCCCCGGGACCGGTCCTCCTCCACATAGTCTTCCCGCATCAGGTCCACAAAGCCCATGGTGATGTTCCGGTCCCCCTCCAGCTTGCCCACCACCGTCCCGGCGTGCAGGTGGTCGCCACCCGACATCCGCAGGCACTTGGCCAGCACCCGGAAGTGAATCCCATGAATCTTTTGCCGGTCAATCACCGCGTGCATCGCCCGGTGGATGTGCAACAGCAGCCCATGATCCCGGCAGAACTTGGCCAGGGTGGTGTTGGCCGTAAAGCCCGCCGTCAGGTAGTCGTGCATGATAATGGGCGTCTTCAGCTCCGCAGCAAACTGGGCCCGCTTGAGCATCTCTTCACAGGTGGGGGCGGTCACGTTCATGTAGTGCCCCTTGATTTCCCCCGTTTCCGCCTGGGCCTTGGCAATGGCCTCCTGCACAAACAGGAACCGGTCCCGCCAGCGCATAAACGGCTGGGAATTGATGTTTTCGTCGTCCTTGGTGAAGTCTAAGCCACCCCGCAGGGCTTCATAGACCGCCCGCCCGTAGTTTTTCGCCGACAACCCCAGCTTGGGCTTAATCGTGCACCCCAGCAGGGGACGACCGTACTTATTCAGCTTGTCCCGCTCCACCACAATCCCATGGGGTGGACCTTGGAACGTCTTGAGGTAAGCCACCGGCACCCGAATATCCTCCAACCGCAGGGCCTTGAGCGCCTTGAACCCAAACACGTTCCCCACGATGGAGGTGAGCATGTTGGTGACCGACCCTTCCTCGAATAGGTCCAGCGGGTAGGCCACAAAGCAGAAGTATTGGTTTTCTTCCCCCGGCACCGGCTCGATATCGTAGCACCGGCCCTTGTACCGCTCCAGGTCCGTTAGGTTATCCGTCCACACCGTGGTCCAGGTCCCGGTGGAGGACTCGGCGGCCACCGCTGCCCCAGCCTCCTCCGGCGGCACCCCCGGCTGCGGCGTCACCCGAAAACAAGCCAGCAAATCCGTGTCCTTCGGTGTGTAATCCGGCGTGTAGTAAGTCAGACGATACTCCTTCACCCCGGCCTCAAAACCGGCGCGGGTCTGCGTTCGTGGGGCCATATTCCCTAACTCCTTTCCTGCACAATAACCGCCCTCATCCCGCCCTTGAGATTGCCGTCGTCAGGGGATGAATGGGGATAAAGACGGGTTTAATTTCACGTTATCACGAGAATTGCCCACCGCAACTTTGAAAGCTTTTATGGCAGACATAATGAAAAATTATTTATTGACTTTTATAAAGAATTTTGTACCCCAGACGGCCCTTTTTGCGGTAATGTAATGGTTTGACCCAACTGTAATTGATACAAATTATCAGGGCCATCACAATTTTTAATAACTGGTTAAAATACGGCATTTTGTTTTACGGTCTTCCGCCGTTGGCCGGTGCTCCGGTTAAACTGGAGGGGGGGATGGGGGGTACCATGTGGCGGCCGTTGCTATCAACGGTCTTTCATCGGGCTTGTCCCCTGTGTAGGCGACCGGCGGCAGGAGCCTTTTGTCGGGATTGTCAGCGGCAGGTGACTGCTTTGCAGTTGCCTCAGCCCTGGCGCTTTTGGCAGGAGCCGTTGCCCATGGCGGCCTGGGGGTGCTACCGGGATGCCCTCAAGCGGGTGCTCGGGGCGCTCAAGTACCAGGGAAAGGCGGAACTGGCGCGACCGTTGGGGCACTATCTGGGGGACCTGTGGCTCACAGGGGAACATGGATTAGCGCTGAAGCCAGCGGTGGTGCCCATTCCCCTGCATGCGGCCAAGTTGCAAAAACGGGGCTACAACCAGGCGGAACTGTTGGCTCGACATTTTTGTCAGTACGTGGATTTGCCCCTGTACTCGGATCTACTGGTGCGTCAAACGGAGACCCAGGCCCAGCATCAGCTATCCCCTGTGGAACGGGAAGCCAACCTGGCGGCGGCCTTTGCCTGTAATGGCCGTTCCCATTACCCCCGGCGCCCTGTTCTTTTGCTGGATGACATTTACACCACAGGGGCGACGGCCCGGGCAGCCCAGCGGGTGCTACAGCAGGCGGGTTGGTCTGTTGTGGGCATCTTGGTGGTAGCCACGGGTCGCTAGGGGCAGTTGCCGCCACCATTGCCGCAGGGACTGGTAGGCCCGTTGGGCAGCGCTATCCAGGGGCGACCAAAACTCGTGGGGACCCAGAGGCTGCCCCAGGGGAGAAAAGGCCATGCCCTGGGTGTGTAGAGCTTGCACTTGTTCCGGTTCCCAGGCGAAATTCAGCCAGTCACGCGCAGCTAGAGAGAGGGGGCGCTGGGCGGGCACCACCCAACCGTCGGCCCAGATGGCGCTGCCGCTGGTGGGCACCACGACGGCGATGTGGGGATAGCGGCGGCTCACGGGCAGCAAATCGCTCGACCAGCCAATGGCCACCCACACATCCCCCACCACCAGGGGCTGGATGT is from Gloeomargarita sp. SRBZ-1_bins_9 and encodes:
- a CDS encoding ribulose bisphosphate carboxylase small subunit, yielding MKTLPKQRRYETLSYLPPLTDAQIAKQIQYILDKGYIPAVEFNETSSAEDHYWTLWKLPLFNATTAQDVLNEVQACRYEYPDAYIKVVAFDNIKQCQMISFIVHKPAKI
- a CDS encoding chaperonin family protein RbcX; its protein translation is MDYPQIARQTSQVLSSYLTYQAVRVVMAQLSQTNPPLAIWLSRFSSTEKIQDGERYLQDLLRERQDLAFRVMTVREHLAETILDSLPEMVRTGIRQANIQQRQRHLERLTQITPDAAANWPELES
- a CDS encoding form I ribulose bisphosphate carboxylase large subunit; the encoded protein is MAPRTQTRAGFEAGVKEYRLTYYTPDYTPKDTDLLACFRVTPQPGVPPEEAGAAVAAESSTGTWTTVWTDNLTDLERYKGRCYDIEPVPGEENQYFCFVAYPLDLFEEGSVTNMLTSIVGNVFGFKALKALRLEDIRVPVAYLKTFQGPPHGIVVERDKLNKYGRPLLGCTIKPKLGLSAKNYGRAVYEALRGGLDFTKDDENINSQPFMRWRDRFLFVQEAIAKAQAETGEIKGHYMNVTAPTCEEMLKRAQFAAELKTPIIMHDYLTAGFTANTTLAKFCRDHGLLLHIHRAMHAVIDRQKIHGIHFRVLAKCLRMSGGDHLHAGTVVGKLEGDRNITMGFVDLMREDYVEEDRSRGIFFTQDWASMPGVMPVASGGIHVWHMPALLEIFGDDAVFQFGGGTLGHPWGNAPGATANRVALEACVQARNEGRDLAREGNQIIREAAKWSPELAAACELWKEIKFEFQAVDTL
- a CDS encoding ComF family protein gives rise to the protein MWRPLLSTVFHRACPLCRRPAAGAFCRDCQRQVTALQLPQPWRFWQEPLPMAAWGCYRDALKRVLGALKYQGKAELARPLGHYLGDLWLTGEHGLALKPAVVPIPLHAAKLQKRGYNQAELLARHFCQYVDLPLYSDLLVRQTETQAQHQLSPVEREANLAAAFACNGRSHYPRRPVLLLDDIYTTGATARAAQRVLQQAGWSVVGILVVATGR